Proteins encoded within one genomic window of Mesorhizobium sp. AR10:
- a CDS encoding Gfo/Idh/MocA family protein, which yields MSILAETEQRPAGHREDEPVRLVLAGCGAVTKLYYAEALSRLQSRGQVAVAGIFDPDAKQAALVQARLPSAKVAASFDGLLAMDADIAIIASPPGYHADQSIQALEAGMHVLCEKPMATSSSEADRTLAAAAANNLHVATGLVRRQFPATRSIKAMLEAGMIGRLRSVSCFEGGSFQWPVASMSYFSFAESGGGVLQDIGTHCLDLLTWWFGEPDEIHYADDAMGGVEANCLVRLRFGDFDATVRLSRDWARPNLYRLEGERGSISWTVNETETVEVALNGSRTTGFASFTNADGRSRDFVDAFCDQISGLVDAVRNGVPLSVPASAGRKVLDLVEGCYARRKLMDMPWLGPEELLHVAACAGTRQ from the coding sequence TTGTCCATCCTGGCTGAAACCGAGCAGCGGCCTGCAGGTCATCGGGAAGATGAACCGGTCCGGCTCGTTTTGGCCGGATGTGGCGCCGTCACAAAGCTGTACTATGCGGAAGCGCTTTCACGCCTGCAAAGCAGAGGCCAAGTTGCAGTCGCAGGGATATTCGATCCAGATGCGAAGCAGGCCGCACTCGTTCAGGCACGACTGCCCTCAGCCAAGGTTGCGGCCAGTTTCGACGGCCTTTTGGCGATGGACGCCGATATCGCGATCATTGCTTCGCCACCTGGATATCATGCTGATCAGTCGATACAGGCGTTGGAAGCCGGGATGCATGTTCTGTGCGAAAAGCCGATGGCCACGAGCAGCTCCGAAGCGGATCGTACCCTGGCGGCAGCGGCAGCCAACAATCTTCATGTGGCAACAGGGCTCGTCAGAAGGCAGTTCCCAGCGACGCGGTCGATAAAGGCCATGCTGGAGGCCGGAATGATCGGACGGTTACGAAGCGTCAGTTGTTTTGAGGGCGGCTCCTTCCAGTGGCCGGTTGCTTCGATGAGCTATTTCAGTTTCGCGGAATCCGGTGGTGGCGTGCTTCAGGATATCGGCACGCATTGCCTTGACCTCCTGACCTGGTGGTTTGGAGAACCCGATGAAATCCACTACGCCGATGACGCAATGGGCGGCGTCGAGGCGAACTGCCTTGTCCGGCTGCGTTTTGGCGACTTCGACGCGACAGTCAGGTTGAGCCGGGATTGGGCTCGCCCGAATCTGTACCGCCTTGAGGGCGAACGTGGCTCGATTTCCTGGACAGTCAATGAGACCGAGACTGTGGAGGTCGCCTTGAATGGAAGTCGCACGACAGGTTTCGCCTCCTTCACCAATGCCGACGGCCGGTCGCGCGATTTTGTCGATGCATTTTGCGATCAGATTTCGGGCTTGGTGGATGCGGTCCGAAATGGGGTCCCCCTTTCCGTGCCGGCCAGTGCTGGGCGCAAGGTGCTCGATCTGGTCGAGGGATGCTATGCCAGACGGAAACTGATGGACATGCCCTGGCTCGGTCCGGAAGAATTGCTCCATGTCGCTGCTTGCGCTGGGACCAGACAATGA
- a CDS encoding glycosyltransferase family 2 protein — translation MTAVHDFEYRDPISPLPREAARPKWSVMIPAYNCARFLAATLESVLAQDPGPAQMQIEVVDDCSSDDPQRVLNEIGRNRVGFFHQPQNLGHIGNFHTCLERAQGELVHLLHGDDAVRPGFYELLGRGFDADPSTGAAFCRAIFMDAHGQELSIPPAMQSSPGRLENAAVRLALEQHIMTPSIVVRRAVYEELGAFDRRLKCSEDWEMWVRIASQFPVWYEPQALALYRMHPQSNTGRHIRSAEDMAYTRMAIDIFKSYLPTELADDVAASARRTYALSALDTARRLLGAGDWAGCLAQMSEAFRFDPSLKTIGRMLRLVARQGGRIVHPG, via the coding sequence ATGACTGCGGTCCACGACTTCGAGTATCGCGATCCGATCTCGCCGTTGCCACGCGAGGCTGCTCGCCCGAAATGGTCGGTAATGATCCCCGCCTATAACTGCGCCCGCTTTCTTGCCGCAACGCTGGAAAGCGTGCTGGCGCAGGACCCCGGCCCGGCTCAGATGCAAATCGAGGTGGTTGACGACTGTTCGTCCGATGATCCGCAAAGAGTCTTGAATGAAATCGGTAGGAACCGCGTTGGCTTTTTCCACCAGCCGCAGAATCTAGGGCATATCGGCAACTTCCATACCTGCCTGGAACGTGCCCAGGGCGAACTCGTACATCTCCTGCACGGCGACGACGCTGTCCGCCCCGGCTTCTACGAATTGCTCGGACGAGGCTTCGATGCGGACCCGAGTACGGGCGCGGCATTCTGTCGGGCGATCTTCATGGATGCCCACGGACAGGAGCTGTCGATCCCGCCTGCAATGCAGTCAAGCCCCGGACGGCTCGAGAATGCGGCGGTTCGACTGGCGCTGGAACAGCATATCATGACGCCATCAATCGTGGTGCGGCGCGCGGTCTATGAAGAACTCGGTGCATTCGACCGGCGGCTGAAATGCAGTGAAGACTGGGAGATGTGGGTCCGTATCGCTTCTCAGTTTCCTGTCTGGTACGAACCGCAGGCCCTTGCACTTTATCGGATGCACCCCCAGTCGAACACAGGGCGCCATATCCGAAGTGCCGAGGACATGGCCTACACGCGAATGGCGATCGATATTTTCAAGAGCTATCTTCCAACCGAGCTTGCGGACGATGTCGCTGCGTCGGCCCGACGGACCTATGCGCTAAGCGCTCTCGATACTGCGCGGCGACTGCTCGGCGCCGGTGATTGGGCTGGCTGCCTGGCGCAGATGAGCGAAGCGTTCCGCTTCGATCCCTCACTCAAGACAATTGGGCGAATGCTGCGGCTCGTTGCAAGACAGGGAGGCAGGATTGTCCATCCTGGCTGA
- a CDS encoding glycosyltransferase, with the protein MNESTVRVTVLIVTYNHARYVAAAIDSALMQEADFDVEILISEDFSTDGTREIVERYVSNHPEKLSAIYSGSNVRSNEVVARGLRVARGRYVSILDGDDLWTSRTKLKDQAAHLDAHPELSAIFYNAVVADGDEVTSTRWTRADQKPIVTQRDIWEGNPFATCAGMMRTACVRNVPSWYADFFPITDWPLYVLCAKTADLAFVDEVAGVYRLHPGGLVSALPTRPKLDAIEGFYRRMAQVMDTQGANSARGGCSRYFYEWSMRYLVEGDLPSARSCFLRSLRGGGVAREVPKRDIARLGLHLLKSSVLQR; encoded by the coding sequence GTGAATGAATCAACGGTTCGCGTGACCGTCCTTATTGTCACTTACAATCACGCACGCTACGTGGCGGCCGCAATCGACAGCGCTCTCATGCAAGAGGCCGATTTCGATGTCGAGATATTGATCAGTGAAGACTTTTCGACCGACGGTACCCGCGAGATTGTCGAGCGATATGTTTCCAACCATCCTGAAAAGCTGTCGGCGATCTATTCCGGCAGCAATGTGAGATCGAACGAAGTCGTCGCGAGGGGACTCCGGGTGGCGCGTGGGCGCTACGTCTCGATCCTCGATGGCGACGACCTGTGGACATCCAGAACCAAGCTGAAAGATCAGGCGGCCCATCTCGACGCGCACCCGGAACTCTCCGCAATATTCTATAATGCAGTCGTGGCAGATGGCGATGAGGTCACATCGACGCGATGGACGCGGGCGGACCAGAAACCCATCGTGACACAAAGGGATATCTGGGAAGGCAATCCTTTCGCAACTTGCGCCGGCATGATGCGAACCGCGTGCGTTCGAAACGTGCCGTCGTGGTATGCTGATTTCTTTCCGATTACTGACTGGCCGCTGTATGTGCTTTGCGCAAAGACAGCAGATCTCGCTTTCGTCGACGAGGTAGCAGGTGTCTACCGTCTGCATCCGGGCGGACTCGTATCGGCACTGCCAACTCGACCCAAGCTGGATGCGATCGAGGGATTTTACCGGCGCATGGCGCAGGTCATGGACACTCAAGGGGCAAATTCTGCGCGTGGCGGCTGCTCCCGCTACTTCTATGAATGGTCAATGCGGTATCTGGTAGAAGGCGATTTGCCATCGGCCAGATCGTGCTTCCTGCGGAGCCTTCGCGGCGGTGGTGTCGCACGTGAGGTGCCCAAACGCGACATTGCCAGGTTGGGGCTGCACCTTTTGAAGTCCTCGGTGCTCCAGAGATGA
- a CDS encoding NAD-dependent epimerase/dehydratase family protein → MKKLLLAGGAGFIGSHLVDRLLKRNDLAMLVVVDSLWTGRAENVDHTQDHRLVMVRCEVEHFTSDFQFDEIFHLASPASPPVYMREPERTISANLIGAVRLLKLLKKGGRICFASSSEVYGNPLVNPLPETYRGSVDCTGPRSSYDEGKRCTEALLFESNRVRGVDVRVARIFNVYGPRTRADDGRAVSNFIANALSGKPIVVHGDGLQTRSWGYVDDIVDGLERLFWLENFNHVGAVNVGNDREISVLEIAQYVAGLIPGTTIVHDEPAPQDPTNRRPDLTLCRRILPGWSCKVPYEEGLVRTLRWFEANGGITQMRATHAI, encoded by the coding sequence ATGAAGAAGCTGTTGTTGGCTGGAGGAGCAGGATTCATCGGGTCGCACCTGGTCGACCGCCTGCTCAAAAGAAACGATTTGGCCATGCTGGTTGTGGTCGACAGCCTATGGACCGGCAGGGCAGAAAACGTCGATCATACCCAAGATCATCGCCTAGTGATGGTCCGCTGCGAGGTGGAGCATTTCACATCCGATTTCCAATTCGACGAGATTTTCCATCTTGCGTCGCCCGCGTCGCCGCCAGTCTATATGCGGGAGCCCGAGCGGACCATCTCAGCAAATCTGATTGGCGCTGTGCGGCTTTTGAAGCTGCTCAAAAAGGGTGGGCGAATCTGCTTTGCGTCGTCCTCCGAGGTTTATGGAAATCCGTTGGTCAACCCGCTGCCCGAGACGTATCGGGGCTCAGTGGACTGTACCGGCCCGCGCTCTTCCTACGACGAAGGCAAGCGCTGCACCGAGGCGCTCCTCTTCGAGAGTAACCGTGTCCGTGGCGTCGATGTGCGGGTTGCCAGGATCTTTAACGTCTACGGTCCGCGCACTCGAGCCGATGATGGGCGTGCTGTTTCCAACTTTATCGCTAATGCGTTGTCCGGCAAGCCGATCGTCGTTCATGGTGATGGTCTCCAAACCCGCAGCTGGGGTTATGTCGACGATATTGTCGATGGGCTCGAACGGCTGTTCTGGCTGGAGAACTTCAATCATGTAGGAGCAGTCAACGTAGGAAACGACCGCGAAATTTCGGTGCTTGAGATCGCGCAGTATGTTGCTGGCCTCATTCCCGGAACGACAATTGTTCATGATGAGCCGGCGCCACAGGATCCGACCAACCGGCGTCCTGACCTGACACTGTGCCGAAGAATCCTGCCTGGGTGGTCGTGCAAAGTGCCCTATGAAGAGGGTCTCGTGCGCACCTTGCGCTGGTTTGAGGCCAACGGTGGAATTACGCAAATGAGGGCAACCCATGCGATCTAG
- a CDS encoding glycosyltransferase family 2 protein, whose protein sequence is MAELPGNSQHSAHALVAVIIPAYNAEPFIERTLASVLAQTHRNIEMIVVDDGSTDGTASIVRRLADGDGRIKLLQQKNGGVASARNAGLRASKGTFIAPVDADDLWHPTKLEKQLRVFAAAGNDLGLVYTLYRTIDADDMVIMTPKRRHPNGWVFMQHLGQNFIGNGSSAMFRRDVLFEMGGYSSRLRESGAEGCEDFFIQQSIASKYRFGAVEEHLVGYRRTPGNMSADFVRMLISRRLVLESVLARCTEAVKPDLLDAMFRTDVEIAKLGLMTRRFAAVARHCTKMLFRSPVQFAKLVAAIAEIFLREVKRVLPQPETQDRSSEIGRNFWNYSIHEFADSAEHANRRVGLSNLAVMDEKLGPRGAYLTWPPEQGTLAMPNEDTNSGSLLRPLET, encoded by the coding sequence ATGGCGGAGCTGCCAGGCAATTCACAACACTCTGCCCACGCGCTCGTGGCGGTTATCATCCCTGCCTACAACGCGGAACCATTCATCGAGCGTACCTTGGCGTCCGTGCTCGCCCAAACGCATAGGAATATCGAAATGATAGTCGTTGACGATGGTTCGACCGACGGAACAGCATCGATCGTTCGACGACTGGCTGATGGCGACGGGCGCATCAAGTTGCTCCAACAGAAGAATGGTGGCGTCGCGTCGGCGCGGAATGCGGGGTTGCGGGCAAGCAAAGGCACCTTTATAGCGCCCGTAGACGCCGATGACCTCTGGCACCCGACCAAGCTCGAAAAGCAACTGCGTGTTTTCGCTGCGGCTGGCAATGATTTAGGGCTTGTCTATACACTTTACCGGACGATTGATGCCGATGATATGGTGATCATGACGCCGAAGCGGAGGCACCCGAATGGATGGGTGTTCATGCAGCATCTCGGACAGAATTTCATCGGCAACGGCAGTTCGGCGATGTTTCGGCGCGATGTTCTCTTCGAAATGGGTGGCTACTCCTCGCGATTGCGCGAGAGCGGTGCAGAGGGTTGCGAGGACTTCTTCATCCAACAAAGCATTGCCTCGAAATACCGCTTCGGCGCCGTTGAGGAGCATCTTGTCGGATATCGCCGAACCCCAGGGAATATGTCGGCAGATTTCGTGCGAATGCTCATCTCGCGTCGGTTGGTGCTCGAAAGCGTACTTGCCCGCTGCACAGAGGCGGTGAAGCCGGACTTGCTGGATGCGATGTTCCGTACCGATGTCGAGATTGCCAAGCTTGGGCTAATGACGCGCCGATTTGCGGCGGTCGCCAGGCACTGCACCAAAATGCTCTTCCGGTCACCTGTGCAGTTCGCGAAACTGGTTGCAGCAATCGCAGAGATTTTCTTGCGCGAGGTGAAGCGAGTGCTTCCGCAGCCGGAAACCCAGGACCGCAGCTCGGAGATCGGACGAAATTTTTGGAACTACTCTATTCATGAGTTTGCGGATTCGGCCGAGCATGCCAACCGCCGCGTGGGGCTCAGCAATCTTGCTGTAATGGACGAGAAACTTGGACCACGCGGAGCCTATTTGACGTGGCCTCCTGAACAAGGGACGCTTGCAATGCCCAACGAGGACACTAATTCCGGCAGCCTACTACGTCCCCTCGAGACATGA
- a CDS encoding polysaccharide biosynthesis/export family protein, protein MFVWFACANLSNGPALAEQHHVDKYRLQTGDVIGFAVIGYPEMQKRAVIDQSGIIVLPVLGPLDVLQKTIEDVRKEVIEVLKPKSLPQRSADGTESWTNFYPDQIIIDIEEYRPVYIDGDIASPGTQAFRPGMTVRQAVAAGGGYKLGRGELENPELTVAELGGRLDVLRIKYQESEIKAARIETQLSGAMAIEVAETERDPSLEPRRNEALQQEQKHLEALYADQEKERASIKLATTKAAERMGYLKEQQKADQAGAAADAVELLRLKKLFEKGLIQITRVNDAQRAVLLSATRALQTNAEISRLERDQGDLQRSLEKLADQSQIDLLANLQAESAAMTQMRAEMDSLAKQIAYVRQLRSDLVAEGSRRVTIGVTRSNEGQAETTGATEDTLLAPGDTITITLQAPPGAAVAN, encoded by the coding sequence ATGTTTGTGTGGTTCGCTTGCGCGAATCTGTCGAACGGCCCTGCCCTAGCTGAGCAGCACCATGTCGACAAGTACCGTCTGCAGACTGGCGACGTGATCGGCTTCGCTGTGATAGGCTATCCCGAGATGCAAAAGCGAGCTGTTATCGATCAGAGCGGTATAATTGTGTTGCCGGTCTTAGGCCCGCTAGACGTTCTCCAGAAGACAATAGAGGATGTTCGCAAGGAGGTAATCGAGGTTCTAAAACCGAAGTCCCTTCCGCAACGATCCGCCGACGGCACTGAGAGTTGGACTAATTTCTACCCAGATCAAATCATAATTGATATTGAGGAATACCGACCCGTCTATATTGACGGGGACATTGCTTCTCCGGGGACTCAGGCCTTCAGACCAGGAATGACTGTCCGACAAGCTGTGGCGGCTGGCGGCGGCTATAAGCTCGGTCGTGGTGAGCTTGAAAACCCTGAACTGACAGTGGCGGAGCTTGGCGGTCGCCTTGACGTTCTGCGCATCAAGTATCAGGAAAGCGAAATCAAAGCTGCTCGGATAGAGACGCAGCTGAGCGGGGCCATGGCGATTGAGGTTGCGGAGACCGAACGTGACCCGAGCCTCGAACCTCGTCGCAACGAAGCTTTGCAGCAGGAGCAGAAGCATCTTGAAGCTCTCTATGCGGATCAGGAGAAGGAGCGCGCTTCAATCAAGTTGGCCACGACCAAAGCGGCGGAACGGATGGGCTACCTGAAGGAGCAGCAGAAGGCGGATCAAGCGGGCGCGGCAGCGGATGCGGTGGAACTTCTTCGCCTCAAGAAGCTCTTCGAAAAAGGTCTGATCCAAATCACCAGGGTCAACGATGCTCAACGCGCGGTGCTCTTGTCAGCGACCCGCGCTTTGCAAACCAACGCTGAGATCTCTCGACTTGAACGCGACCAAGGCGATTTGCAGCGAAGCCTTGAGAAGCTTGCCGACCAAAGTCAAATTGACCTGCTGGCTAACTTGCAGGCCGAAAGCGCGGCGATGACGCAAATGCGCGCTGAGATGGATTCGTTGGCCAAACAAATCGCCTATGTGAGGCAGCTGCGCAGCGACCTTGTGGCCGAAGGGAGCCGGCGGGTTACGATAGGTGTAACCCGTTCCAATGAAGGACAGGCAGAGACGACCGGGGCGACTGAAGATACCTTGCTCGCTCCGGGTGACACCATCACAATTACGCTGCAGGCCCCGCCAGGAGCGGCGGTCGCGAACTAG